In the Halodesulfovibrio aestuarii DSM 17919 = ATCC 29578 genome, one interval contains:
- a CDS encoding HDIG domain-containing metalloprotein, producing MPEHIRAHSEQVANVAIALAELGVRRGLDVSIESIASSALLHDIAKAYTIEFGGDHAWIGGSIVLSETGNPYVAQGVVHHVHWDWPVDSELCFLPLAIIYADKRVMHDSVVSLNERFEDLVVRYGRNDRIIANIMKAKVLAEQIERAFSEQLGISLHEYSFNSRRMV from the coding sequence ATGCCTGAGCATATTCGGGCGCATAGCGAGCAAGTTGCAAATGTTGCGATTGCGCTGGCAGAACTGGGCGTGCGGCGCGGGCTGGACGTTTCCATTGAAAGCATCGCTTCGAGTGCGCTTTTGCATGATATCGCAAAAGCGTACACCATAGAATTTGGTGGTGACCATGCATGGATTGGTGGTTCAATAGTTTTGTCTGAAACAGGTAATCCTTACGTTGCTCAAGGTGTTGTGCACCATGTTCACTGGGATTGGCCTGTTGATTCAGAATTGTGTTTTTTGCCTTTGGCGATTATCTACGCAGATAAGCGGGTGATGCACGATAGTGTAGTATCGCTTAATGAACGCTTTGAAGATCTTGTTGTTCGGTATGGAAGAAATGACAGGATTATTGCTAATATAATGAAGGCAAAGGTGCTCGCAGAGCAGATCGAGAGAGCCTTTTCCGAACAATTAGGAATTTCGTTACATGAATATTCTTTTAATAGCAGGCGGATGGTCTAG
- a CDS encoding D-alanine--D-alanine ligase family protein, with product MNILLIAGGWSSEREVSLNGAKGIHKALLRLGHSVTFFDPEHSLDGLLAAAREHDFAFINLHGSPGEDGLVQALLESIGCPFQGSRSTGSFLALNKSVTKQVFLDNGLPTPEWEFLAKRPSKDWRPKFSYPLFIKSNTGGSSLGLSRVASDEHLSESLDHLFATESQLIVEPLIEGVEVTCGVLGQVALPPILIEPAEGSAFFDYDAKYRPGGAREICPAPLPETITAKVKHFALKAHEVLGLSGYSRADFIYSPDGSLHLLEVNTLPGMTATSLLPQEAAAVGLSFDALIAKLIQLGLTDNK from the coding sequence ATGAATATTCTTTTAATAGCAGGCGGATGGTCTAGCGAACGGGAAGTTTCGCTGAATGGAGCAAAAGGCATCCATAAGGCGCTGCTGCGCCTTGGGCACTCTGTTACATTTTTTGATCCGGAGCATTCTCTGGACGGTTTACTTGCTGCCGCAAGGGAGCATGACTTTGCGTTTATTAACCTGCATGGTTCTCCCGGTGAGGATGGCTTAGTGCAGGCACTGCTGGAGTCCATAGGCTGTCCGTTTCAGGGGAGTCGCTCCACAGGATCTTTTCTTGCATTGAATAAGTCAGTCACTAAGCAGGTTTTTCTTGATAATGGTCTGCCGACTCCTGAATGGGAGTTTCTGGCAAAGCGTCCTTCAAAAGACTGGCGCCCTAAATTCTCTTATCCGTTATTTATCAAGTCGAACACTGGCGGTTCCAGCTTAGGGCTTTCCCGTGTTGCAAGCGATGAGCATCTTTCTGAATCTCTGGATCACCTGTTTGCTACAGAAAGTCAGCTGATTGTTGAACCGTTGATCGAAGGTGTAGAAGTTACTTGCGGTGTGCTTGGTCAAGTTGCACTGCCTCCTATTCTTATTGAACCGGCGGAAGGTTCAGCTTTTTTTGATTACGACGCAAAATACCGCCCCGGCGGAGCTCGTGAAATTTGTCCGGCTCCATTGCCGGAAACAATTACTGCGAAGGTAAAGCATTTTGCGCTTAAAGCTCACGAAGTCCTTGGACTGAGTGGGTACAGCCGCGCGGACTTTATTTACTCACCAGATGGCAGTTTACACCTGTTGGAGGTTAACACTCTTCCGGGTATGACCGCTACAAGCCTGCTACCACAAGAGGCTGCTGCCGTCGGGCTTTCTTTTGACGCGCTTATTGCAAAGTTGATTCAATTGGGCCTTACCGACAATAAATAG